The Saccharomonospora glauca K62 genome has a segment encoding these proteins:
- a CDS encoding hydroxyacid-oxoacid transhydrogenase — protein MANYLHETVFTWGATPLKFGAGAVDEIGHDLARQGAERVLILTDPGVAATGVPQRVAEAARSGGLTVEVYDGVHVEPTDASVLEAVEFARQSTWDGFVGVGGGSAIDTAKAVNLLTTHPADLFDYVNKPIGAAKAPPGPLKPLVAVPTTAGTGSETTPVCIMDFLDLKVKSGISHPSLRPSLAVVDPLLTLSMPPRVTAASGMDVLCHALESYTARPFHSFPRHTPQTRVAYNGANPISDTWTEKALHLLARSFRRAVLNGGDLDARTDMMLAATFAGMGFGNAGVHIPHACAYPIAGRVREYRPADYPQDEPLVPHGESVSLTAPAAFRFTFPTDPERHLHAARILDPSGPEHPDPRERLPRALISLMRDIGIPNGLGGVGYTSSDIPALVEGAMKQQRLLTVAPRAVSETDLEGILTDSLENW, from the coding sequence ATGGCCAACTACCTGCACGAGACCGTGTTCACGTGGGGCGCCACCCCACTGAAGTTCGGCGCGGGCGCCGTCGACGAGATCGGCCACGACCTGGCGCGCCAAGGCGCCGAACGGGTCCTGATCCTCACCGACCCCGGTGTCGCGGCCACCGGAGTTCCCCAGCGCGTCGCCGAGGCGGCCCGCTCGGGTGGCCTCACCGTCGAGGTCTACGACGGCGTCCATGTCGAGCCCACCGACGCGAGCGTGCTGGAGGCCGTCGAGTTCGCCCGGCAGTCGACGTGGGACGGCTTCGTCGGCGTCGGGGGTGGCTCGGCCATCGACACCGCCAAGGCCGTCAACCTGCTCACGACCCACCCCGCCGACCTGTTCGACTACGTGAACAAACCGATCGGCGCCGCCAAGGCCCCGCCCGGCCCGCTCAAACCGCTCGTCGCCGTGCCCACGACGGCCGGCACCGGCTCGGAGACCACGCCGGTGTGCATCATGGACTTCCTCGACCTCAAGGTGAAGTCCGGCATCAGTCACCCGTCCCTGCGGCCGAGCCTGGCCGTCGTCGACCCGCTGCTGACCCTGTCCATGCCACCGAGGGTCACCGCCGCCAGCGGCATGGACGTGCTATGTCACGCCCTGGAGTCCTACACCGCGCGACCGTTCCACTCCTTCCCCCGGCACACGCCACAGACCCGTGTGGCCTACAACGGCGCGAACCCGATCTCCGACACCTGGACCGAGAAGGCCCTGCACCTGCTGGCGCGGTCGTTCCGCAGGGCGGTGTTGAACGGCGGCGACCTCGACGCGCGCACGGACATGATGCTGGCCGCCACGTTCGCGGGCATGGGATTCGGCAACGCGGGCGTGCACATCCCCCATGCCTGCGCGTACCCGATCGCGGGCCGCGTCCGCGAGTACCGGCCCGCCGACTACCCGCAGGACGAGCCCCTGGTGCCTCACGGCGAGTCGGTGTCCCTCACCGCCCCGGCCGCCTTCCGATTCACCTTCCCCACCGACCCGGAGCGGCACCTGCACGCCGCGCGCATCCTCGACCCCTCGGGGCCCGAACACCCCGATCCTCGGGAACGACTGCCCAGGGCCCTGATCTCGCTCATGCGTGACATCGGCATTCCCAACGGCCTCGGCGGCGTGGGGTACACGAGTTCGGACATCCCCGCGCTCGTGGAGGGAGCGATGAAACAGCAACGCCTGCTCACCGTGGCACCCCGCGCGGTGAGCGAGACCGACCTCGAAGGCATCCTCACGGACTCCCTGGAGAACTGGTGA
- a CDS encoding MFS transporter produces the protein MTHTEQRRRGVLWTPEHRLTTAGLLLVVTLLAFESMGVATATPTMISDLHGEALYSWPFISFLVASVASTVLAGRLCDRRGPKLVLLVAPWIFLAGLVVAGTASVIGALLLGRALQGFGSGALMVATSLLIALTYDDRERPVIYAANSAAWVLPAIVGPSIAGLVTETVGWRWVFLGLIPPMLLGIGLLVPVVRKLPAHVPDPSARRAGVPSAVAVALAVAALTWAAQHPTPVAVGYGAVALVVLAVSLRKLLPHGTLRAKPGLPTVVATRALLGAAFAGMEAYLPLTMSRVHGYNAALAGLPLTVGALSWSAASAVQGRHPEWGKAALLRAGFGFLGVGLALFAFVAWGGAPAWVAFVASLFCGAGMGIGYPSISVLLLRLSPVAERGFNTSAMQLGDWISTALAIGVGGVLLGVLGSAEDPSAGVTVLAVTLAGVAALGAVITARGLKKEASEPNP, from the coding sequence ATGACACATACCGAACAGCGGCGCCGTGGGGTGCTCTGGACACCGGAGCACCGGCTGACCACGGCGGGGTTGTTGTTGGTCGTCACCCTGCTCGCGTTCGAGAGCATGGGCGTGGCCACAGCGACCCCCACCATGATCTCCGACCTGCACGGCGAAGCCCTGTACTCCTGGCCGTTCATCTCCTTCCTCGTCGCGAGCGTCGCCTCCACGGTGCTGGCCGGAAGGTTGTGCGACCGTCGCGGTCCCAAGCTCGTGCTGCTCGTCGCCCCGTGGATCTTCCTCGCCGGGCTGGTGGTGGCGGGAACCGCCTCGGTCATCGGAGCGCTGCTTTTGGGCAGGGCACTGCAGGGGTTCGGTTCCGGAGCGCTCATGGTGGCGACGTCGTTGCTCATCGCGCTCACCTACGACGACCGGGAACGTCCGGTGATCTACGCCGCCAACTCCGCGGCGTGGGTGCTGCCCGCCATCGTGGGGCCGTCGATCGCCGGGCTGGTGACCGAGACCGTGGGATGGCGTTGGGTGTTCCTCGGACTGATCCCGCCGATGCTGTTGGGGATCGGCCTGCTCGTCCCCGTGGTCCGCAAGTTGCCCGCGCACGTTCCCGACCCGTCGGCGCGTAGGGCGGGAGTCCCGTCGGCGGTGGCCGTCGCGCTCGCCGTGGCGGCGCTGACCTGGGCCGCCCAGCACCCGACTCCGGTCGCTGTCGGCTACGGTGCGGTCGCCCTGGTCGTGCTCGCGGTGTCGCTGCGCAAACTGCTGCCCCACGGCACCCTTCGCGCGAAGCCCGGTCTGCCGACCGTGGTGGCCACCCGTGCCCTGCTCGGTGCGGCGTTCGCCGGGATGGAGGCGTACCTGCCCCTGACCATGTCGCGGGTCCACGGTTACAACGCCGCGCTCGCCGGACTCCCCCTGACGGTGGGCGCGCTGAGTTGGTCGGCGGCCTCGGCCGTGCAGGGCAGGCATCCCGAGTGGGGCAAGGCGGCCCTGCTGCGAGCCGGCTTCGGCTTCCTGGGGGTCGGGCTCGCGCTGTTCGCGTTCGTGGCGTGGGGCGGGGCTCCGGCGTGGGTCGCGTTCGTGGCGTCGCTGTTCTGCGGTGCGGGGATGGGGATCGGCTATCCCTCGATCTCGGTGCTGTTGCTGCGGCTGTCCCCGGTGGCGGAACGGGGCTTCAACACGTCCGCCATGCAGCTCGGTGACTGGATCAGCACGGCGCTCGCCATCGGTGTGGGCGGGGTGCTGCTCGGAGTCCTGGGCAGCGCCGAGGATCCGTCGGCGGGCGTCAC
- a CDS encoding GntR family transcriptional regulator: MRQIDTDRNLAKTILDELRGAIVSGELVPGALYSVHDLAARLGVSRTPVREALIQLAERGMVRFERNRGIRVLQTSLHDLEEVFAIRLMLEVPATFRATSRRTPELMARLTTHLDTMRRAADEGDEPTFMVADRKFHEALNVASGNLRLARYVESLRDMMFLRGTSTVDRSRGLGDILAEHEEIAAGVEEGKPAEAAEAMRRHLLTTARLIIAQESAATGESVQVSYDWTRLVD; the protein is encoded by the coding sequence ATGCGGCAGATCGACACCGACCGGAACCTCGCCAAGACCATCCTCGACGAGCTTCGGGGAGCGATCGTCAGTGGGGAACTCGTTCCGGGAGCGCTGTACTCGGTGCACGATCTGGCCGCCCGGCTCGGGGTGTCGCGCACCCCGGTGCGGGAAGCGTTGATCCAACTCGCCGAGCGCGGCATGGTGCGGTTCGAACGCAACCGCGGTATCCGCGTGTTGCAGACCTCGCTGCACGACCTGGAGGAGGTCTTCGCGATCCGGCTCATGCTGGAGGTGCCGGCCACGTTCCGCGCCACGAGCCGGCGCACGCCCGAGCTGATGGCCCGGCTCACCACCCATCTCGACACCATGCGCCGGGCGGCCGACGAGGGGGACGAGCCCACGTTCATGGTCGCCGACCGCAAGTTCCACGAGGCCCTCAACGTCGCGTCGGGCAACCTGCGGCTCGCCCGCTACGTCGAATCGTTGCGCGACATGATGTTCCTGCGCGGGACTTCCACTGTGGACCGCAGTCGAGGGCTGGGCGACATCCTGGCCGAGCACGAGGAGATTGCGGCGGGCGTCGAGGAGGGCAAGCCCGCCGAGGCGGCCGAGGCCATGCGGCGGCACCTGCTCACCACGGCCCGGCTCATCATCGCGCAGGAGTCGGCCGCCACCGGCGAGTCCGTCCAGGTGTCGTACGACTGGACACGGTTGGTCGACTGA
- a CDS encoding FAD-binding and (Fe-S)-binding domain-containing protein yields the protein MTVRTTLAEDLARAVSGEVDDSPSARAMFSMDASNYRHVPLAVVFPRHADDVAATLRVAREHGVPVTARGAGTGIGGQALGRGVVLDYSRHLNRVLEIDPERRVARVEPGVVLDTLRAAAAEHGLTFGPDPSTHSRCTLGGMLGNDACGPHSVAWGRTSDNVVSLEVVTGDGARLSVGPGDRVVGEPADRAREIREALRDLAHRNLAVLRTGFPALPRRVSGYALDNLLPENGFDIARALVGTEGTCVLITEATVRLVPSPRSRALVVAGFVDDIAAADAAPLVLAHRPLTVEGMGADLVEALLAHGRRPAALDELPAGRGWLFVEVGGDDPEQARHKAEELAAALARETSAVTSVTAEVARQRQLWSIRESAAGIATRMADGSEAWPGWEDAAVPPERLGSYLRSFRALLASHGLRGIPYGHFGEGCVHVRIDFDLLTEHGVATFRRFLTEAADLVVAHGGSLSGEHGDGQARAELLPRMYSPDLLRLFEAFKAVWDPENVLNPGNLVRPRPLDADLRFAGPVKQLPLTLRYPHDGGSLATATRRCVGVGKCVDTSTGVMCPSYMVTRREEHSTRGRARLLFEMMRGETITDGWDSKEVRDALDLCLACKGCLSDCPVNVDMASYKAEFLHHHYAGKLRPASHYSLGFLPLWARLAALAPGVVNTALRSRVVATVVKRLGGIAAERELPAFARTTLRKAWRRKPRRPGGDRPRVVLWPDTFTNHFAPEIGVAATRVLEHAGFDVVLPRSSVCCGLTWISTGQLGIARRVLRQALDVLNEDIRAGTPIVGLEPSCLAVLRHDVHDLLDTPPVPVSTLAEFLDEHAPDVEFGSLDVRAVTQQHCHQHAVLGNEADERVLRRAGVDNRTLDSGCCGLAGNFGVERGHYEVSVAAANRVLVPEIEATSADDLVLADGFSCRTQIADLTGRRALHLAQVLDRALTEG from the coding sequence GTGACCGTCCGGACCACACTCGCCGAGGACCTGGCCCGCGCGGTCTCGGGCGAGGTGGACGACAGCCCCTCCGCACGGGCGATGTTCAGCATGGACGCGTCGAACTACCGGCACGTGCCGCTGGCCGTCGTGTTCCCCCGCCACGCCGACGACGTGGCGGCCACCCTGAGGGTGGCCCGCGAACACGGGGTGCCGGTGACGGCCCGCGGAGCGGGCACCGGCATCGGCGGGCAGGCGCTCGGCCGGGGCGTGGTGCTCGACTACAGCCGCCACCTCAACCGTGTCCTGGAGATCGACCCCGAGCGCCGCGTCGCGCGTGTGGAGCCCGGTGTCGTGCTCGACACGCTGCGCGCCGCCGCCGCGGAGCACGGGCTGACGTTCGGACCGGACCCCTCCACACACAGTCGCTGCACGCTCGGCGGGATGCTCGGCAACGACGCGTGCGGCCCGCACTCGGTGGCCTGGGGCCGCACCTCCGACAACGTCGTCTCGCTGGAGGTGGTGACCGGGGACGGGGCCCGGCTGTCCGTCGGTCCCGGCGACCGCGTCGTGGGCGAGCCCGCCGACCGGGCGAGGGAGATCCGGGAGGCGTTGCGCGACCTCGCCCACCGCAACCTCGCCGTACTGCGCACCGGGTTCCCCGCCCTGCCGAGGCGGGTGTCCGGCTACGCACTCGACAACCTCCTGCCGGAGAACGGGTTCGACATCGCGAGAGCACTCGTGGGCACCGAGGGCACCTGCGTGCTGATCACGGAGGCCACCGTGCGGCTCGTCCCCTCCCCACGGTCGCGAGCGCTGGTGGTGGCGGGCTTCGTCGACGACATCGCCGCGGCCGACGCCGCTCCCCTGGTGCTTGCCCACCGCCCGCTCACGGTGGAGGGCATGGGCGCCGACCTGGTGGAGGCCCTCCTCGCGCACGGCCGCAGGCCCGCCGCGCTCGACGAACTCCCCGCCGGACGCGGCTGGCTGTTCGTCGAGGTCGGCGGGGACGACCCCGAGCAGGCCCGGCACAAGGCCGAGGAACTCGCGGCCGCGTTGGCACGCGAGACCTCCGCCGTCACCTCGGTGACCGCCGAGGTGGCACGACAGCGGCAACTGTGGTCCATCCGCGAGTCCGCCGCGGGCATCGCCACCCGCATGGCCGACGGCTCGGAGGCGTGGCCCGGCTGGGAGGACGCGGCCGTGCCGCCGGAGCGGCTCGGCTCCTACCTGCGGTCGTTCCGTGCCCTGCTCGCGTCCCACGGGCTGCGGGGCATCCCGTACGGGCACTTCGGCGAGGGCTGCGTGCACGTGCGCATCGACTTCGACCTACTCACCGAACACGGGGTGGCGACCTTCCGCAGGTTCCTCACCGAGGCCGCCGACCTCGTGGTGGCGCACGGCGGATCGCTGTCGGGCGAGCACGGCGACGGGCAGGCCAGGGCGGAGTTGCTACCCCGGATGTACTCGCCCGACCTCCTACGCTTGTTCGAGGCGTTCAAGGCCGTCTGGGACCCGGAGAACGTCCTGAACCCCGGCAACCTCGTCCGGCCCCGCCCCCTCGACGCCGACCTGCGGTTCGCCGGGCCGGTGAAACAGCTCCCGCTCACCCTGCGCTATCCCCACGACGGCGGCAGCCTGGCCACCGCCACCCGGCGCTGCGTCGGGGTGGGCAAGTGCGTCGACACGAGCACCGGCGTCATGTGCCCGAGTTACATGGTGACCCGCCGCGAGGAACACTCGACGCGCGGCCGGGCCCGGTTGCTGTTCGAGATGATGCGCGGCGAGACGATCACCGACGGGTGGGACTCGAAGGAGGTCCGCGACGCGCTCGATTTGTGCCTGGCGTGCAAGGGGTGTCTTTCCGACTGCCCCGTGAACGTGGACATGGCGTCGTACAAGGCGGAGTTTCTGCACCACCACTACGCGGGCAAGCTGCGGCCCGCGAGCCATTACTCGCTGGGTTTCCTGCCGCTGTGGGCACGGCTGGCGGCGCTGGCCCCCGGCGTGGTCAACACCGCGTTGCGGTCGCGCGTGGTCGCCACCGTGGTGAAGCGGCTCGGCGGCATCGCCGCCGAACGCGAGCTGCCCGCGTTCGCCCGCACGACGCTACGGAAAGCATGGCGCCGCAAGCCTCGCCGACCCGGCGGCGACCGCCCGCGGGTCGTGCTCTGGCCCGACACGTTCACCAACCACTTCGCCCCCGAGATCGGAGTGGCGGCCACGCGCGTGCTGGAACACGCCGGGTTCGACGTGGTGCTGCCCCGCTCCTCGGTGTGCTGCGGCCTGACGTGGATCTCCACGGGGCAGCTCGGCATCGCGCGCCGCGTCCTGCGCCAGGCGCTGGACGTTTTGAACGAGGACATCCGGGCGGGCACCCCGATCGTGGGACTCGAACCGAGCTGCCTGGCGGTGCTGCGCCACGACGTCCACGACCTGCTGGACACCCCGCCCGTGCCCGTGTCGACGCTCGCGGAATTCCTCGACGAACACGCGCCGGACGTGGAGTTCGGCTCCCTCGACGTGCGCGCGGTGACCCAGCAGCACTGCCACCAGCACGCGGTGCTCGGGAACGAGGCCGACGAGCGGGTCCTGCGCAGAGCTGGGGTGGACAACCGCACCCTCGACTCCGGGTGCTGCGGCCTCGCGGGCAACTTCGGGGTGGAGCGCGGCCACTACGAGGTGTCGGTGGCGGCGGCGAACCGGGTGCTGGTGCCCGAGATCGAGGCCACGAGTGCCGACGACCTCGTGCTCGCCGACGGGTTCAGTTGCCGGACCCAGATCGCCGACCTCACCGGACGCCGGGCCCTCCACCTGGCTCAGGTGCTCGATCGTGCCCTGACCGAGGGTTGA
- the mtnA gene encoding S-methyl-5-thioribose-1-phosphate isomerase, translating to MSRVTRTIDWDTDAVVIIDQTALPGAFRTLRLDTVDELIDAIRRLAVRGAPALGAAGALGVALAARKHGTASPEALATVRAEADRLARARPTAVNLRHGVERALAFVEHGPDAVLAEALAMLDEDERVNRAASRHAADLLLSRCPDRPLRVLTHCNTGRLATVAWGTALGTIRHLHAEGRIDVVLADETRPLLQGSRLTAWELADAGIPYRVLPDSAAASAMARGMVDCVVVGADRVAANGDTANKIGTYGLAVAAARHDLPFVVVATESTVDRKLPDGSGIVVEERAGEEITHVAGVAVAPEGTPVFNPAFDVTPVELLTAVVTEHGVLAEGRPRKPALGR from the coding sequence ATGTCGCGCGTGACGAGGACGATCGACTGGGACACCGACGCCGTGGTGATCATCGACCAGACCGCGCTGCCCGGAGCGTTCCGCACGCTCCGGTTGGACACGGTCGACGAGCTGATCGACGCGATCCGACGGCTCGCGGTGCGGGGCGCGCCGGCCCTCGGGGCGGCGGGAGCTCTCGGCGTGGCGCTGGCGGCCCGGAAGCACGGCACGGCCTCGCCCGAGGCCCTCGCGACCGTACGCGCCGAAGCCGATCGTCTGGCGCGGGCCCGGCCCACGGCGGTGAACCTGCGCCACGGCGTGGAACGCGCGCTCGCCTTCGTCGAGCACGGCCCCGACGCCGTCCTGGCCGAGGCGCTGGCGATGCTCGACGAGGACGAACGCGTCAACCGCGCGGCCTCGCGGCACGCGGCCGACCTGCTGCTGAGCCGGTGTCCCGATCGTCCGCTGCGCGTGCTGACCCACTGCAACACCGGGCGGTTGGCCACGGTCGCGTGGGGCACCGCACTCGGCACCATCAGGCATCTCCACGCCGAGGGCCGCATCGACGTCGTGCTCGCCGACGAGACCCGGCCGCTGTTGCAGGGTTCGCGTCTGACGGCGTGGGAACTGGCGGATGCGGGCATCCCCTACCGCGTGCTCCCCGACTCGGCGGCGGCCTCGGCCATGGCACGGGGCATGGTGGACTGCGTGGTCGTGGGGGCGGACCGCGTGGCCGCCAACGGCGACACGGCCAACAAGATCGGCACCTACGGGCTCGCGGTGGCCGCCGCTCGGCACGACCTGCCGTTCGTCGTCGTCGCCACCGAATCTACTGTGGACCGAAAGCTGCCCGACGGCTCCGGGATCGTCGTGGAGGAGCGCGCGGGTGAGGAGATCACTCACGTCGCGGGGGTCGCGGTGGCGCCCGAGGGCACACCCGTGTTCAACCCCGCCTTCGACGTCACGCCGGTGGAGCTGCTGACGGCCGTGGTCACCGAACACGGAGTCCTCGCCGAGGGGCGTCCCCGGAAGCCGGCCCTGGGCCGGTGA